AGATTTGGGATATCAAAAGAGATAGCAACAAACCTGTGGCGTCATTCCATTTTCCTGGCGAAGAAGTGGCAGCAACCTGCATTGTCCAACATCCAACTCAACCGCATATAATTTTAGCTGGTAGTGAATGTGGCTCTTTGGCAGTATGGGATTTACGTATGAACAAATTCCCTACTTCCCAATTAAGTGCACATTCATCCGGTGTTACTGAAATGCAATTTCATCCAGAAAAcccaaacaaattaataacatgCTCGTTGTATGGTGATGTATGGGACTGGAATATGGAATCATTGACAAAGAAATCTGGTGATAGCTATGTACCCCTAGATGACAAAGCTACAATGAATGTGACCTCGCTAATCCCCACTTTACATAAGGCAGTTAATTCAATCCACTGTAGTAAAGGAAGAGTATTGTGTGCTGCTGATAATGAAGCCATATATCTGATCAAAAATCTGAAATATTAGTTCTTCTTGTTATATATATGAGtttgttttaagaaaacataaattaaaaatctgatGAAAAATTGGTGTTTTTTTGCAGTAAAGCTGATTCTGAGGTACAAGCTAGACCAAAgtttttaacatacaaaaaataaaattggtcATTTAAGAAGCTTAAATTATAGAAATCACTAggaaattcaaattcattaattttaaagagttTTCAAATAGCCCCCTTTAATAATCAAACTGCCCCCTCAGTGGGGCGTGAACCCACATTAGAAAACAGTGACCTAGATATTCTCTCAATAgttagaaatataaacatttgaattcATTCATAGTCACAGCCCAGAATATGTTATGTCCATGATGTTGCTAGAGAGACATCTAAAATAAAGTCGTGAAAGATGAGTACTAAaggcataaaaataaaatacccaCACAGgccaaataatttaaaacagacaggatttaaaaaataactcaatttgaaataataatatatttttttataattggaaGTAAATATgcttacatataatatacataacaaGTCAGTCTTTGCTTGCCTAGacaattgttaattttcattattttcccAGTTACTTgaacttttgtattaaattacattgtaATAAACATTGGTACCACATTACAACGCCTTTTCCAAATGGTAACCGATCACTCAAATGGCACCACAAACATTGGCTTAACTAGTGTATTAGTGGAggtatataaacatttttcaagtaaagaaaaattatagtaaTCAGAATATTCTGTTAGTTTAATCGTTAACAAATAAGATAAATCGTAAAGAATTAAGAATATGTGATTGGAAGTTACCTAGTCATGCCTAATACAGTCCCTAACACGCAATGGCTTAGCCTCAACTGgaatatttatactaaattataatataagttatttgGCTTCATATACCACTATACCTTAACATATGGAGtatacaataaacaatatcACTCAATATCGTATCTTAAAGTTAGATTCGAATAGTCTACGTCATAGTCATTCAAATCGAATCAGGTATACTTAAACTATCAACATATTTAAGTATCTTTTCATCTAACATGCAAATAAGCACAGCACAATTCAAGCACCTTCCGGTCCATTCAACTAgtcacaaatttaattaaagtaaaatcaagtgtgaTTATTTCGTCTGTGTTGGTGCGGTTTCCTCTGAGAGGCAGCGAGAAGTGAGGCAGGAACCGTCCATAGTTGGTCGTTCCATCGCATTAACGCTTCTGTGACATGACAGCTGTTTGCCGCTGTCGCTAACTGTGTTTCCAGACTGTCCGTCGGCTTCAGGAGAAGACtggaaaataaacataattaagttTTCTTCATAAAAATGCCAAAACCtgtttcataaattaaaaatattgattatattatttgataccTCTAAATATGCAATTGCCGTGACTATTTTATAATGGTATATTAACTGTATAGTTTCAACAAGTCTAACAATATAGGTTTAAGAGTTCAATTGCTAAcaaatttgatttacaaaTGTATCTGTAAGTTTTTAAGTGCAGGCAAATACTCCTAGGTTCGATGTTTTTATTCAACAATTTTGGATAATATTACAGGAAGATCATCTTAAGATAGACTGTATGACAGAAATGTATCCTTGTCTCAAAAATATAGTGAAACAAGTTTCCTTAAACACTTGCAAAGTGGCGTCGTATAAACTTAGACTAGATTTTATCAGAAGCCAGGTTAGTTGGTGAATTAATAAGGTGAGTGAGAATTAAAAACCATATACCTGGGTGGAAAAAGCGCCGGTGCAATAATCATAGCCACATTATGTTCGCTCATTTTGTTTGTATCACTCATCTCCACTATCTCTCGAACTAGCCGTAATATCTCCCGTAATGTTGCACGTTGTTCAGCCGGCAGAAGTAAAACTAGGAGATTTAGTGCACGGCCTTGGGTGCTGCCAGATAAtgctgtaatatttaaaaaaggaatagttataatttaaaaatggaagagtaatattataaaaaagcaatagaaatataataaaaaagaatagttgtattatacaaaatgaatagttatattataaaaatggaatagTGAAAGAAACTACGCGAAAAGTCGGAACCCACTATCTTTTGTATATCtaaattatgtacatatttattatttattcaacagATTGTATTCGAAGGAATGATTACCGTCTAACAAGTTGGCCACAACTAAAATGTGCGTGTCGAtatttatgaaacaaaaaaagtaTAGCAAGGCATGTAATAGAGAAATCGAGACAAGgaaagaatttatatataatttgaatttgtatacatttgtgttttaaatgtttttgtatgtatcaatgtaaaattacttaaaataagggtttaattaattgagttgattgagttaattattttaatttatctccCGGTGGCAAGGTATTCATCGAAGTGGCGCTATACTCTCGTTCTCGTAATTACGTTTCTGTTTCTTGATCATTAATCGCTTAtgaacttaaatataaatttgtttggcACATACCATACGTGTGATAGAACAGCCTGGCCAATTCCTGTGTCAGCGGAGGCTGCGGAAGCGCGCGGAGTAATCTCTTGAAGACTGCTGCAAGATCGTGTCCAGTGGCTCGGGACAGGGCCGACTGGACACCGCCACGCTCGCTGTACCACTGCTGCTCTATCAGTTGACAGAGCGATTCGATctgaaatgtaattatttattaggaacTATGgataaattataagaaaatataaatcgaTTTTACTGTATTGTCGGGATCACTATAGATTTTTAGAATCGGAACTGGTCAAGTCATTTATTCCAATTAGACCACTTAAAATGGCACTTTTGAAggttaaatcaaatataaagatGATTCTAGTTGCCCCTTCCAAAAGGTAGTTTCGTGTCGAGAAGAAtaggcaagaaactccatactTATTCTTTTCAAATAGGATTTACAATATCAGGGGGCTtagtcaagatgccttaacagtagtgtgTGCAGAgagtcgaaaactaaatttgtatgagaaTGACAGTTGGTGTCgacaaatttatacaaaattagatCAGCAATCAACTTGATTTTGTCAAGGGTCTGTAATTGTCATATGGAGCACGATTTGACGAACGTATTACATTTACTGAGATGTATAAGTATTTTTCGacatttgtaaaaatttgtgatattattgatgaactgtattttctattatatgttcaaaactattttaactGGATTTTGGCAACGATTCCCAGTAAAGATTATAGTATATCTTTATTACAAACCTTATGCTTATTCCCAGGGACCCGAAGCAGTCCTTCATCTCTAGTCCTGTCCCGTAGCGCCTCAATGAGAGTCCTAATTATAGCTGGAACGGAGCTCCAAGTTTCTTCCCAAATGATCATATCCTTTCGAAGGAGTGTTTCAAGGGCCACTCCAAAAACGGCGCCGTCTGAAAATATACACGgagattataatatttacaacaataaaattagcCACATAGTACAATTGCGCTTTTTTCACTGTACTCTTtggtctctttctgtcaaattgtgtttccGTTGTGACGAAAAGAGACAAAGCAGAAGCTGATATAGTTACTAGGCCGAAATGTTTCTTCCCGAAGCGCCTTTTGCgcaatttatctttaattttaatttggttaTCAAAAACAAGACAAAAAAGTGAATATTATAGTTTTCAGTACtaccaatatttataagtataagaTTAGTTTGTGAACTTATACGGCTAACAACTGTAGAATTAAGGACTTATGGTCTCTGCCTGGATTGTACATCCTTATCCAGGCTCACTACCTCTCAAACCCAAAGTACTATCCGATTCATTAAGATAAATCATACTTGGCGACAATGACTAGAGCCTAACAGTCAACTGCTCGATAATCCTATAATTACCAGATGGTTTATTTATACCTTCTTTCCTCTTCTTCTTCGGAGGTTTTCTCTTGTGGAATGGGAGCGAGAACTTGTCGAATAACGCAGTCAATTCGAGCCAGAGTAGAGGCTGGAGCTTCTTGAACTGTGACTCTACTAAACTCTCGATGTCCACGGTGCTATCGTGTTCGGGCCATTCCTGTAATTAGCATGCTTACTTAcaaaaacatgtaaataacttaTGTCATACAGAAAAACAAGGGGACAGAATAAGTCTAGTTAAAAAAGCAGCTTCATATCGTAAATACCAACTCACGGCAACAGATggcgttaataataatatactaccACTAAGTCTGTAAGTTTATACTAACATAATGGTggattttttatctaaacaaataaataataataataaatgagtcGGTTTAATAACTGCGCCAATTCCGGATAGTGGTTATGAACCAAGCATAATCTGCtcgatttatataatagtttttctaTTGAGCGTAGGCGATTGATGTCGTTTTTATCAAAGCTTACTTCGTCGTGTTCGAGCATCCGTCGGTCGAGGTTGAACTTGTGTTCGAAGCTGAGAGGCTGCGAAGACGCCGCGCTCTTCGTGCGAGATACAGGCGCGTGCTTCCTAAAAagatataaatcaattttaagaGCAGCAATCTCCGATGTtgttttactatatatactgAGCGGTTTCTGTTATAAAAACTATGGAAAATTGTATGTtgaagtatattataaaaactagatcgagggtaggaaattaaacactccaTTAATTACTTGATTTACTATAATTCATTtctttattaactgtattacTTCAACGATAAAAGAAGAatgcccgtgcgcatgtgccACAACTTGTTGTTCTATTCTCTACtgcgactcgaccatcccacttcgagcgaatgtttgaCGTCAATGcataaacaaccgaacgagtcaaataaGAAACTATGGCACATGCGCGCTTGTAGCTTAAGAATatgattatgttttttttttagaattcaattaaataataagctaAAATACGAatgaatatctttaaaattattttacaatgtcATAGCTAAAAGATAGAAGGTTATATTTAGCTTGAGCCTAgtaaaattacttacataaaaacatCGTTTTCTTTGAGTATGGAGCCATTAATCCGCTCCTTGCCAATCCTAGGGCCTTGTACGGTCCCATAGCGTTGGTAGCCAAGGAGCTCTATGCCTTCTGtaattaaacacattattattaacgaaACTGTACTAAAACTTCATACTAAACGATAAaggaattataattataatataggttTATATTAAACCAAAGGCATATCAAAATAGGTTTACTTCCCTAAGAATCCAACCCAGGCGAAGGTCCTTGGACACATATCAATGTTCGACTGTATGTTATTCGTTACGTGCATAGAAATCTGAATGGTTTCTTATTGttgcattttaataaatagtctGCGTAAATTAGTAATATACTCTGTTTGTTGATCGTCATTTACTAcacgtatgtatgtatgtggaCTGTAGACTCTCAataggtccgttgtgcgtaaagtcctggctaactaagccagccttccaaaagcacagaagcctcctgggtacttcgcaggcttcacggagcgacctcactgttacTACACGTTTGAAGTAATGAAATAATGGCTATGTGATATACTGACCAGTATTAGAAGCGATATCAGCCCAATGCAGCTCGTTGGGCTTGAACAACTCGTGGCCGGGCCGAGGTGGGGAATTCGGCGCGGGAGGGGAGAGGCGCGCGCGTCGCCCGCTCGGAGCCGACGGAGTTCGCGCGATCGGTGCGTGCGTGCCCGTTGGGTAACTGTCACTgtggtataaaatattaagtaatgaCTTACTACTACGGGATTGTGTTATGCTATTAGTATTCTTACACGCATTTATTCATAGACACATAAACAGTCCTTTTACAGCGTTAACTGACTGACTTATCTCCTTTTGGAGCGAAGACACAATTTCACAGAATAACGAAACAAAAACTGTGTAATCTATAAAGAAGCGTATTAACTACTAGTGccttatatatagaaataacagAACGTTGTAGCATCTTAACTTCAAATCTGGAAatctacaatattaaattattcagttTGGTTTACAGTCGAATAAGCCTTCATCTTGCACTTATTTCCAGGgttataaagttataagaactaaaataatataagaggAATTTACTTACACAAAGTCAGGCGGTGTGGCAGCATCTGCCCATTCAGTTGGGGGACTGCCTGATCCGCCGCTCGGCAGCGAGTCCAGAGAATCCGGGGTCGCACTACGCGACCTAGGCTCGCTGCCACTTGAGTTCTGTAACGAAAGTTCAGTAATCTTGTTAATCTATCATTGATAGACAGGATATACGATACCTTATATGTTCAACTCTAACTGTAGGTTGGAATGGAAAACTAACATAACTTTTTAACCCATTAAAATACACACATGTATAACACTTTCCAATTTTATAGCAAAATGAAacattagttttaaaacaCAGCCAACAAAAGTTAAACTCACTGAATACGagtaattgttattttgttggAAACGAGCGTTCATCACACGTGAGAACACTTTACAAAACATTCACTTTGCTACCGAAATGTATATAGCATGTAATTActacattacattttgtatttatcatCCTTTTATGACACTAtgatgaatatattatattatatataatagcctcgttgtatgtataaaaaaatataaacgattataCAACAATTAGTAAccttcaccagtataatactcgaaacagaactaatcAAAGCGTACgtccaaccaggctccagaagataaaccactccttatatggaaattgtattcgtttttacaactaaCTCCCAATTATCACACAAAACTCAAACAAAACCTCTTaatcgtaaattaatcaataaagctttaataaatttgacgaataatTAAAGGATTAggccttgggattgatttgctccagtttaAACAAcgtgtatgactcaaaacttggcgattaaaaagaggggcggagagtttcttgccagttcttctagTCCGCTCTTTAGTAGAGGAGCCCAGATTTTCTAAGGGGATGTTAAGTGAACCAACAAAAACGATCTCGTATTtttgtatcaaaatatttattaaatcattgaacttaattcattaataagCTCAGGAAATAGCAAAAAATGTATGTTGTTCAAGTAgaacttgtatttattatataatgatttaaaaaatgatttaaaaaatcagtaaCCGGAAGAACCGGTTTACATTGACGATATTCTAAAAcgatatttatacatttttctaacgattctaatgtaaattttattgatttttgcaAAGTAGTTTCACCACAATATACAtactttatgttaatattacttatagttaatatttttaaacgaatataGGCATCATGCAGCCGCACATACTAACTTTATCGACGAATTTTTCTTACTTTCGGTCTGTGGAAATcgtctttatatatttttcgcaATCCTTGAATTATTTCcttcgaaataaaaaatatatttttttacaattttgcaGCCCTCCTCATTCTTTATGTCACTTGCAAATTGTCAGATTAGTGAAATATACACTTTTCAACATGTTATTAACTCCCCCTACTTTAATCTGACGCGCTCGAGAATTCCTCTTTTTTTATACTAGTCTGATCCTTTATCCTTGACGGGCGGCCGTATATAT
The genomic region above belongs to Pieris brassicae chromosome 9, ilPieBrab1.1, whole genome shotgun sequence and contains:
- the LOC123714226 gene encoding rho GTPase-activating protein conundrum isoform X1; this translates as MSKHVATNLQRSNSLSWRSLNTECESPEVRMSLPLPPRAPDPSALAAYWAEYEDLCRQISTAHHTDDDDNHYEEGELETEWLQAAGLGSLAAPFQAGLEVTEAQLGEAVRPLPREQAAAVRRRVRRLNRTVRRKKAATRARKPDIRDVFRDLENSSGSEPRSRSATPDSLDSLPSGGSGSPPTEWADAATPPDFVDSYPTGTHAPIARTPSAPSGRRARLSPPAPNSPPRPGHELFKPNELHWADIASNTEGIELLGYQRYGTVQGPRIGKERINGSILKENDVFMKHAPVSRTKSAASSQPLSFEHKFNLDRRMLEHDEEWPEHDSTVDIESLVESQFKKLQPLLWLELTALFDKFSLPFHKRKPPKKKRKEDGAVFGVALETLLRKDMIIWEETWSSVPAIIRTLIEALRDRTRDEGLLRVPGNKHKIESLCQLIEQQWYSERGGVQSALSRATGHDLAAVFKRLLRALPQPPLTQELARLFYHTYALSGSTQGRALNLLVLLLPAEQRATLREILRLVREIVEMSDTNKMSEHNVAMIIAPALFPPSLLLKPTDSLETQLATAANSCHVTEALMRWNDQLWTVPASLLAASQRKPHQHRRNNHT
- the LOC123714226 gene encoding rho GTPase-activating protein conundrum isoform X2, which produces MSSAKLESQMLKLESPEVRMSLPLPPRAPDPSALAAYWAEYEDLCRQISTAHHTDDDDNHYEEGELETEWLQAAGLGSLAAPFQAGLEVTEAQLGEAVRPLPREQAAAVRRRVRRLNRTVRRKKAATRARKPDIRDVFRDLENSSGSEPRSRSATPDSLDSLPSGGSGSPPTEWADAATPPDFVDSYPTGTHAPIARTPSAPSGRRARLSPPAPNSPPRPGHELFKPNELHWADIASNTEGIELLGYQRYGTVQGPRIGKERINGSILKENDVFMKHAPVSRTKSAASSQPLSFEHKFNLDRRMLEHDEEWPEHDSTVDIESLVESQFKKLQPLLWLELTALFDKFSLPFHKRKPPKKKRKEDGAVFGVALETLLRKDMIIWEETWSSVPAIIRTLIEALRDRTRDEGLLRVPGNKHKIESLCQLIEQQWYSERGGVQSALSRATGHDLAAVFKRLLRALPQPPLTQELARLFYHTYALSGSTQGRALNLLVLLLPAEQRATLREILRLVREIVEMSDTNKMSEHNVAMIIAPALFPPSLLLKPTDSLETQLATAANSCHVTEALMRWNDQLWTVPASLLAASQRKPHQHRRNNHT
- the LOC123714226 gene encoding rho GTPase-activating protein conundrum isoform X3; this translates as MCVMRALCRFHAKYDVEGELETEWLQAAGLGSLAAPFQAGLEVTEAQLGEAVRPLPREQAAAVRRRVRRLNRTVRRKKAATRARKPDIRDVFRDLENSSGSEPRSRSATPDSLDSLPSGGSGSPPTEWADAATPPDFVDSYPTGTHAPIARTPSAPSGRRARLSPPAPNSPPRPGHELFKPNELHWADIASNTEGIELLGYQRYGTVQGPRIGKERINGSILKENDVFMKHAPVSRTKSAASSQPLSFEHKFNLDRRMLEHDEEWPEHDSTVDIESLVESQFKKLQPLLWLELTALFDKFSLPFHKRKPPKKKRKEDGAVFGVALETLLRKDMIIWEETWSSVPAIIRTLIEALRDRTRDEGLLRVPGNKHKIESLCQLIEQQWYSERGGVQSALSRATGHDLAAVFKRLLRALPQPPLTQELARLFYHTYALSGSTQGRALNLLVLLLPAEQRATLREILRLVREIVEMSDTNKMSEHNVAMIIAPALFPPSLLLKPTDSLETQLATAANSCHVTEALMRWNDQLWTVPASLLAASQRKPHQHRRNNHT
- the LOC123714226 gene encoding rho GTPase-activating protein conundrum isoform X4, translated to MCVVTMICDTMRHKVCEKMGNCRGLALVRSYLDIMNSSGSEPRSRSATPDSLDSLPSGGSGSPPTEWADAATPPDFVDSYPTGTHAPIARTPSAPSGRRARLSPPAPNSPPRPGHELFKPNELHWADIASNTEGIELLGYQRYGTVQGPRIGKERINGSILKENDVFMKHAPVSRTKSAASSQPLSFEHKFNLDRRMLEHDEEWPEHDSTVDIESLVESQFKKLQPLLWLELTALFDKFSLPFHKRKPPKKKRKEDGAVFGVALETLLRKDMIIWEETWSSVPAIIRTLIEALRDRTRDEGLLRVPGNKHKIESLCQLIEQQWYSERGGVQSALSRATGHDLAAVFKRLLRALPQPPLTQELARLFYHTYALSGSTQGRALNLLVLLLPAEQRATLREILRLVREIVEMSDTNKMSEHNVAMIIAPALFPPSLLLKPTDSLETQLATAANSCHVTEALMRWNDQLWTVPASLLAASQRKPHQHRRNNHT